A genomic segment from Colletotrichum higginsianum IMI 349063 chromosome 5, whole genome shotgun sequence encodes:
- a CDS encoding Lignostilbene dioxygenase family protein, producing MAAQPAPLKGAENLQSRWHWSEDLGGFDMPIRLEGEIGDVMVRGTIPDNIDGTFYRVAGDHFTPTPEGHSPLEGHGAVSAFRIHKGQVDFKIRYVQNDRYKVERNRKKSFFVDIVGHPMLDHPCVRAVTSQASNINVIHWAGKLHALSEGGQAWTMDPDTLKTTGTNPYGSQVSGSATFTGHPKIDQGVDELITWGFSSDFRELISYSITRQGEVKNLHRILPKAVGPIHDVAITSNWLVFCQWPVSPSDPKKDVGKTRLSWDTERPTSFIVTPRRPDQPLAGSGWKPYEFRTYTHQSNSEIVHTGGAWEDNGKVIFEGTWPNNPLFPFWSTQQKETIPVPTVVDFVRFEIDVTQPDQAVLADPTVLVDIPNEFPRIDERYYCKPHDHHTFSKA from the exons ATGGCAGCTCAACCAGCACCTCTCAAGGGAGCCGAGAACCTTCAATCTCGATGGCACTGGTCAGAAGATCTTGGTGGCTTCGACATGCCAATCCGCCTGGAAGGGGAGATTGGGGACGTCATGGTCCGAGGCACCATACCAGATAATATCGACGGAACTTTCTACCGAGTCGCCGGAGATCATTTTACGCCCACACCTGAGGGTCACAGTCCACTTGAAGGTCATGGCGCTGTCAGCGCTTTTCGCATCCACAAAGGCCAGGTGGACTTCAAAATCAGATACGTTCAGAACGACCGTTACAAAGTCGAGCGAAACCGCAAGAAAagcttcttcgtcgacatcgtGGGCCATCCCATGCTGGACCATCCATGTGTTCGTGCTGTCACGAGTCAGGCTTCCAACATCAATGTTATTCATTGGGCTGGCAAGCTGCACGCTCTAAGCGAAGGCGGACAAGCGTGGACCATGGATCCCGACACATTGAAGACCACGGGCACCAATCCTTACGGCAGCCAAGTATCTGGCTCGGCAACTTTTACGGGTCATCCCAAGATCGACCAGGGTGTTGACGAACTCATTACCTGGGGATTTAGCTCCGACTTCAGAGAACTCATTTCCTATTCGATTACTCGACAGGGCGAAGTCAAGAATCTTCATCGGATTTTACCCAAGGCCGTTGGTCCAATTCACGACGTCGCTATAACGAGCAACTGGCTGGTTTTCTGCCAGTGGCCTGTTAGTCCGTCAGACCCGAAGAAGGATGTGGGGAAAACCAGACTTTCCTGGGACACTGAGCGGCCCACATCCTTCATTGttacacctcgccgcccagatCAACCTTTGGCCGGGTCAGGATGGAAACCATATGAATTTCGGACATACACTCATCAGTCCAACTCGGAAATCGTTCATACTGGTGGCGCTTGGGAAGATAACGGCAAGGTTATCTTCGAAGGTACTTGGCCAAACAACCCTCTGTTTCCATTTTGGAGCACCCAACAAAAAGAAACAATCCCGGTCCCCACGGTTGTTGACTTTGTCCGGTTCGAGATCGACGTTACTCAACCGGACCAGGCGGTACTTGCGGATCCAACCGTTCTAGTCGACATTCCAAACGAATTTCCTCGAATCGACGAACGCTACTACTGCAAGCCGCATGATCAT CACACGTTTTCCAAGGCCTGA
- a CDS encoding Secreted protein, with translation MKSFLAFLLPALAMTAPLAPSGMGDAPDPKEIQIVKASFSGSGCPQGSVSTTISPDGTVITFGFDRFQTYIGPGVPISEKSKNCALHLSLKYPGGFQFALVESTYHGYAQLEEGITGTFYSTYFFSQDAGATTTTQTSIDGGGIWLDGQVYTKQDRIPTAALIYSPCGASGILNVNNRIALTSKKPLAFGSITDDDATVAFTQQINVKWLTCKK, from the coding sequence ATGAAGAGCTTTCTTGCTTTCCTACTCCCGGCTCTAGCCATGACCGCCCCTTTGGCACCCTCTGGAATGGGTGATGCTCCCGATCCAAAAGAAATTCAGATCGTCAAAGCTAGCTTCTCGGGAAGTGGTTGCCCCCAGGGTTCTGTTTCGACCACAATCTCCCCAGATGGTACTGTCATCACCTTTGGCTTCGACAGGTTCCAAACCTACATCGGACCTGGCGTTCCCATATCCGAGAAGTCAAAGAACTGTGCTTTGCATCTAAGTCTGAAGTACCCCGGCGGTTTCCAATTCGCGCTCGTCGAGAGCACGTACCATGGTTACGCCCAACTTGAAGAGGGCATAACTGGTACATTCTACTCGACCTACTTCTTCTCTCAAGATGCTGGtgccacgacgacgacccagACTTCCATCGATGGTGGCGGTATATGGCTTGATGGCCAGGTATACACCAAGCAGGATAGGATTCCCACCGCAGCACTCATCTACTCACCCTGTGGTGCCTCGGGCATTCTCAATGTCAACAACCGAATTGCTCTGACGTCCAAGAAACCCCTAGCATTCGGTTccatcaccgacgacgatgcgACTGTGGCTTTTACTCAACAGATCAATGTCAAGTGGCTGACTTGCAAGAAATAA
- a CDS encoding Metallo-beta-lactamase superfamily protein, with amino-acid sequence MSNAMLRISSSCQRTTRHVRHVPSLIAAPSVRFGDHALRTKSASFHAAGRAGVPLIQKQPLVRQRSRSTKSAQPCSRGTIRHACCYTTVSMAPQPIIHDIFESKTGTWQYVVADPVTKAAVIIDPVLDYDRTTQVISTSSADGLLSLIKTNGYTVSRVLETHAHADHLTAASYLQNRLTRAHELVQGHMPPIGIGKRISQVQDLFIQRYGVPSEETQGVFDQLFNDDEEFAIGDLRATALHLPGHTPDHLGYKIGDNVFCGDSLFHVDIGTARCDFPGGSANNLFHSGRRLLSLPDHVKLWTGHDYPPKDRAQPVAWMTVRDHKKHNIHLRDSITEEEFVARRKRRDASLGEPKLLHQSLQTNIRAGRLPQPTASGHRMFRLPVKLNGLQW; translated from the exons ATGAGCAACGCGATGCTACGCATTTCTAGCTCATGCCAAAGGACCACTCGACATGTCCGACATGTGCCTTCGCTGATAGCAGCACCGTCGGTGCGCTTCGGCGACCATGCGTTGAGGACCAAATCAGCATCCTTTCACGCGGCAGGGCGTGCTGGTGTTCCATTGATACAGAAGCAACCGCTCGTTCGTCAAAGGAGCCGCTCGACCAAGAGTGCCCAACCTTGTTCCAGGGGTACAATAAGGCACGCCTGTTGTTATACGACAGTCTCCATGGCTCCTCAGCCTATCATTCATGATATCTTCGAATCCAAAACAGGAACATGGCAGTATGTCGTGGCTGACCCAGTCACGAAAGCCGCAGTCATCATTGATCCGGTTCTAGACTACGACCGAACTACTCAAGTTATCAGCACGTCATCTGCTGACGGGTTGCTCTCACTGATCAAAACGAACGGCTACACGGTTTCTCGAGTACTGGAAACTCATGCCCATGCAGACCATCTGACAGCTGCGTCGTACTTGCAAAATCGTCTTACCCGTGCGCATGAGCTCGTGCAAGGCCACATGCCACCGATTGGTATCGGAAAGCGCATCAGCCAGGTGCAAGATCTTTTTATTCAAAGATACGGTGTCCCGAGTGAGGAAACTCAGGGGGTCTTTGATCAGCTTTTcaacgacgatgaagagTTTGCCATTGGTGACTTACGCGCCACCGCGCTGCACCTTCCTGGCCATACTCCCGATCACTTGGGCTACAAGATTGGAG ACAATGTTTTCTGCGGCGACTCTCTCTTCCACGTCGACATCGGCACCGCGCGATGCGACTTTCCTGGGGGAAGCGCCAACAACCTTTTTCACTCGGGCCGCAGACTCCTAAGCCTCCCGGATCACGTCAAACTATGGACAGGCCATGACTACCCCCCGAAGGACCGGGCTCAACCTGTGGCTTGGATGACTGTAAGGGATCACAAAAAGCACAACATTCATCTGAGGGATAGCATCACGGAGGAAGAGTTTGTGGCACGACGGAAGCGACGCGATGCAAGCTTAGGAGAGCCTAAATTACTCCATCAGTCTTTGCAGACGAACATCCGGGCTGGGAGACTTCCCCAACCAACAGCTTCAGGGCATCGCATGTTCCGTCTGCCGGTGAAGCTAAATGGCTTGCAATGGTAA
- a CDS encoding Sulfate permease: MKFVEKAKSDFRTDSTINTVREEVTSGLPRLPLAIGQYLIQKVPIVQWLPHYNPKWVISDFTAGMTIGVMTIPQALAYAKIAKIPGEFGLYSSWLPAAIYVFMGTSKDLSTGPTSIMGLLTAEIISDLKTEGYAAQDVSSAIALVVGIYSLIVGLLKMGFLLEYISVPVLSGFLSAAAITILLSQVGSIVGLSDVPSGASKSIENILRRIPEMKPLTIVIGLSSLLLLYILEFIGKKWGKSSASIALICSSRAAILLLVYTTISFLVNKDREEPLWTISKVNANGLQVPKVPTSDLISKVAIRAIAPLVASALEHLAIGKSFGLKNKYAIDESQELCYLGITNAVNSVFGAMSVGGAMSRTAVNSECGVKSPLSGIFTSGFILLTLYKLSDALFWIPKATLSAIIIMAVIHIVGPVSLFYRYWRISFMDFVASMLSFWVTLFVSTEMGIASAVMFSVGYTLIRSAFPKVRTFSATGAKNRKIPSGQATNPPTAEDIPVPEDTMLISFTDSIYFPNAGRIKKLVLDSVKVHFEKQPAVDEEVGISAERSWSVASMKRIEMLRKRDSVVPSSTSMTVMVWDLTQVPFIDVTGVLTLCELKEEVKQHVGKQMSLRLVGMNNKTRCRFSRAGWTVVEDREVNDGTIGDVDVLYERLETALWDRDDAVEQQKTALQEKPYYSNSGVRLIPRALDDNGEMVESIQPGATVFNQ; the protein is encoded by the exons ATGAAGTTCGTAGAAAAGGCCAAGTCCGATTTTAGGACAGACAGCACTATCAACACGGTACGAGAGGAGGTCACCTCTGGATTGCCAAGGCTACCTTTGGCAATTGGCCAGTACCTCATCCAGAAAGTTCCCATAGTCCAATGGCTTCCCCATTATAATCCCAAATGGGTAATTTCCGACTTCACAGCGGGAATGACTATCGGTGTCATGACGATTCCACAAGCACTCGCTTACGCCAAAATTGCGAAAATCCCGGGAGAGTTTGGTCTGTACTCAAGTTGGTTGCCGGCGGCCATCTATGTGTTCATGGGGACGTCCAAGG ATTTGTCCACCGGCCCGACCTCCATCATGGGTCTGTTGACGGCAGAGATCATCAGTGACCTCAAGACCGAGGGGTATGCCGCACAAGACGTCTCATCGGCTATCGCTTTGGTTGTTGGAATCTACTCACTTATCGTCGGTTTGTTGAAGATGGGGTTCCTACTGGAATACATTTCCGTTCCGGTGCTGTCGGGGTTTCTTTCTGCCGCCGCTATCACCATCCTTCTTAGTCAAGTTGGGTCAATCGTCGGCCTCAGCGATGTCCCATCTGGTGCATCCAAGAGCATCGAAAACATTCTCAGACGCATTCCCGAGATGAAACCACTGACCATCGTTATTGGACTTAGTAGCCTTTTGCTGCTTTATATCCTGGAATTCATCGGCAAAAAATGGGGGAAGAGTAGTGCCTCCATAGCGCTCATTTGCAGCAGTCGGGCTGCAATTCTCTTGCTCGTCTACACTACGATCAGCTTCTTAGTCAACAAGGACAGAGAGGAACCCTTATGGACTATCAGCAAAGTCAACGCCAATGGCCTCCAAGTCCCTAAGGTCCCGACCTCTGACTTGATTTCCAAAGTGGCCATCAGAGCGATCGCTCCATTGGTAGCATCGGCCCTCGAGCATTTGGCCATTGGGAAATCGTTCGGTCTCAAGAACAAATACGCCATAGACGAAAGCCAGGAGCTTTGCTATCTCGGAATCACCAATGCCGTCAACAGCGTTTTCGGAGCGATGAGCGTTGGAGGCGCAATGTCAAGAACAGCCGTGAACTCAGAATGTGGCGTCAAAAGCCCTTTGAGTGGCATTTTCACTAGCGGATTTATCCTTCTGACTTTGTATAAACTGTCAGATGCTCTGTTCTGGATCCCTAAAGCGACGCTCTCTGCAATCATT ATCATGGCAGTTATCCACATCGTGGGGCCTGTTTCTCTGTTTTACCGCTACTGGCGAATCTCATTCATGGACTTTGTGGCTTCGATGCTGTCCTTCTGGGTCACTCTTTTCGTATCCACCGAGATGGGAATCGCTTCTGCGGTCATGTTCAGCGTCGGGTACACCCTAATCCGGTCGGCGTTTCCGAAAGTCAGGACATTTTCCGCTACTGGTGCGAAGAATCGAAAGATCCCATCAGGGCAGGCTACTAACCCTCCGACGGCTGAGGATATTCCCGTTCCCGAAGACACCATGCTGATCAGCTTCACCGACTCCATCTACTTTCCCAACGCTGGCCGTATCAAGAAGTTAGTCCTTGACTCTGTCAAAGTCCATTTCGAGAAACAACCGGCTGTTGACGAAGAAGTCGGTATATCTGCTGAACGTTCGTGGAGCGTGGCATCAATGAAGCGTATTGAAATGCTGCGAAAGCGCGACAGTGTTGTGCCCTCGAGTACGTCGATGACTGTCATGGTCTGGGATCTGACCCAAGTGCCCTTTATCGACGTAACCGGAGTTCTAACGCTATGTGAGCTGAAAGAGGAGGTGAAGCAGCACGTAGGAAAACAGATGTCTCTAAGACTTGTAGGAATGAACAACAAAACTCGATGCAGGTTCTCTCGCGCTGGATGGACGGTTGTCGAGGACCGCGAGGTGAACGACGGAACAATCGGAGATGTTGATGTTTTATATGAGAGACTCGAGACGGCCCTCTGGGATAGAGACGACGCTGTTGAGCAGCAGAAGACTGCTTTACAGGAAAAGCCTTATTACAGCAACTCGGGAGTAAGGCTCATCCCTCGCGCCCTTGATGATAACGGCGAGATGGTGGAATCGATACAACCAGGCGCGACCGTTTTCAATCAGTAA
- a CDS encoding Zinc finger protein, producing MPTEPTCRETLGGSDNLSPTVSEEDFPSYMGHTFSALCKFWRIIHGVTLAYYKNRQYPLPGHVSLDFAEFKYRELLTWAEGLHPDQMLRDGCPHHVIILQHERLRLKTFNARYASPDAAFNASVGQLKQLIVRYRCSYASSAYTLLWQSALIYVANAVLHDTQNPEWRFYFLACIYGYESLRKPYRIAEVITRGLLTMTLRDGDITGTEARHLLKHIREAETNHEEDDVRATFMVDLDLAMTDPDAARVENLAKRFEDIALFREFTTVDDDDVRNFQQIDPTDAGRGSRSGSG from the exons ATGCCCACTGAGCCAACATGCAGAGAGACACTGGGGGGCTCAGACAACCTCAGCCCTACTGTTTCGGAGGAAGACTTCCCTTCCTATATGGGCCATACCTTCTCTGCATTGTGCAAGTTCTGGCGCATCATCCATGGCGTCACCTTGGCATACTACAAAAATCGTCAATATCCTCTCCCTGGTCATGTCTCACTCGATTTTGCCGAGTTCAAGTATCGTGAGCTTCTTACCTGGGCAGAGGGCTTACACCCTGACCAGATGCTGAGGGACGGCTGCCCCCATCATGTCATCATCTTGCA ACATGAACGCCTCCGGCTCAAGACTTTCAATGCTCGCTATGCCTCTCCAGACGCCGCCTTTAATGCTTCCGTCGGTCAGCTTAAACAGCTCATCGTTCGGTATCGTTGCAGCTACGCATCTTCGGCATATACTCTTCTGTGGCAAAGTGCTTTGATCTACGTAGCCAACGCGGTGCTGCACGACACCCAGAACCCCGAGTGGCGCTTCTACTTTCTCGCCTGTATCTATGGCTACGAAAGCCTCCGAAAACCTTACCGGATTGCCGAGGTCATCACACGTGGCCTGCTTACGATGACTTTAAGAGATGGAGACATAACAGGCACCGAGGCGCGACACCTACTCAAACACATCAGAGAGGCAGAAACAAACCatgaggaggatgatgtACGGGCTACTTTTATGGTTGATCTCGATCTTGCAATGACGGACCCGGACGCGGCTAGGGTTGAGAACCTAGCAAAGAGGTTCGAGGACATTGCGCTGTTTCGAGAGTTCACCACGGtagatgacgatgatgttAGGAATTTCCAGCAGATAGATCCTACCGATGCTGGCCGTGGGAGTAGGAGTGGGAGTGGATGA
- a CDS encoding Zinc finger protein — protein MNGVARPSEHDAGRAIRSTQSPLEFELMVKNPVAYPALRHVPLTTLERDGLLRPSRLRRSKSVDYQYNGLRQHPSPNSKSTAKLMDGLPIYENDDEDDDDDDDDDNNNDMFHLDAPSSRTSDESRYPVPFLCDERLRDLKISYWTDVSVTDDYAARVISLYLVTDHPLLGVFDPHLFISDLVGQRQTYCSRLLVNALMYWGCQMYTAIDHDAVHLAESFCKEAERLWVLEKNNTTILNAASAQLLSLAYLGHGKDHYVLKYLAAALQIGTRMSLFGIETTKALEEMERLSPQTRRANSYTAWGIFNWGV, from the exons ATGAACGGGGTAGCGCGGCCTTCCGAGCACGATGCAGGCCGTGCTATTCGCTCAACACAATCACCTTTGGAGTTTGAGTTGATGGTCAAAAACCCTGTGGCGTATCCCGCTCTTCGCCACGTCCCTTTGACTACTCTGGAGCGCGACGGGCTTCTGCGGCCCAGCAGGCTTCGCCGATCAAAGTCCGTCGACTACCAGTAT AACGGTCTACGCCAACATCCTTCACCCAATAGCAAAAGCACGGCAAAATTGATGGATGGTTTGCCTATTTACGAgaatgatgatgaggacgacgacgatgacgacgacgacgacaacaacaacgatATGTTCCACCTAGATGCGCCCTCCAGTAGAACCTCCGACGAGAGCAGATACCCGGTCCCCTTCCTCTGTGACGAACGACTTCGGGACCTGAAGATCAGCTATTGGACCGATGTGTCTGTGACCGACGACTATGCCGCGAGGGTCATTTCGCTCTATCTGGTCACCGACCACCCGCTGTTGGGCGTTTTCGACCCGCATCTTTTCATTTCTGATCTCGTTGGACAACGGCAAACATACTGTTCTCGCCTTCTCGTCAATGCCCTCATGTATTGGGGCTGT CAAATGTACACTGCTATCGACCACGACGCTGTTCATCTTGCCGAATCATTCTGTAAAGAAGCGGAGAGGCTTTGGGTCCTTGAAAAGAACAATACCACCATCCTTAATGCCGCAAGCGCCCAACTGCTGAGTCTGGCTTATTTGGGCCATGGGAAAGATCATTATGTCCTCAAATACCTTGCTGCTGCGCTGCAAATTGGCACCCGCATGTCCCTGTTTGGTATCGAAACAACAAAGGCGCTGGAGGAAATGGAACGCTTGTCTCCGCAAACTCGGAGAGCAAATTCGTATACCGCTTGGGGAATATTCAACTGGGGAGTGTGA
- a CDS encoding Sulfide:quinone oxidoreductase/flavo-binding protein codes for MISNRFKVASRHVKRAGVFAHNSSKLRGLATAAPVTSASRNHKVVVVGGGSAGLTISHQLLRTGRFSQDDIAIVDPAEWHHYQPGWTLVGGGLKSKQELRRPLNSLIDPKLKFYQQAVSTFAPGENSIKLGSGDNLVYEHLVVAPGIKIDYGSIKGLPEALADPNSLVSSIYGYDTCDKVFGTFEKLQKGNAIFTQPAGAIKCAGAPQKVMWLALDYWKRVGLYNASNSVSSPIKISFATGIPAMFGVPKYSAKLEELRKERGVEGLFQHDLTAVEGNTATFARPDGKERVTKKFDLLHVVPKMGPHAFVKDSPLADAAGFVDVDQATTRHTKYANVWSSGDASSLPTSKTAAAITSQAPILVSNLLRSLDGKEPEPKYDGYTSCPLTTEYGKVLLAEFKYGGVPKETFGDLIGFDQAVPRRAFYHLKKDFFPWVYYNSMVKGTWGGPNGWLN; via the coding sequence ATGATTTCGAATCGTTTCAAAGTGGCATCTCGTCACGTGAAGCGCGCCGGCGTCTTTGCGCACAACTCCTCCAAACTCCGAGGTCTTGCGACAGCAGCCCCCGTGACCTCCGCTTCCCGGAACCacaaggtcgtcgtcgttggtggcggcagcgccggTCTGACTATCAGCCACCAGCTCCTTCGGACCGGCCGATTTTCCCAGgacgacatcgccatcgtcgacccCGCCGAATGGCACCACTATCAGCCCGGATGGAccctcgttggcggcggcctcaaGTCCAAGCAAGAGCTGCGAAGACCGTTGAATAGCTTGATCGACCCCAAGCTCAAGTTCTACCAACAAGCCGTCAGCACCTTTGCTCCCGGAGAGAACAGCATCAAATTGGGAAGTGGCGACAACCTCGTATATGAACACCTCGTTGTCGCCCCAGGCATCAAAATCGACTATGGTAGCATCAAAGGATTGCCTGAGGCATTGGCGGACCCGAACTCGCTTGTCTCCTCCATCTATGGTTATGACACCTGCGACAAAGTCTTTGGTACTTTTGAGAAGCTCCAAAAGGGAAACGCCATCTTCACCCAGCCAGCCGGCGCAATCAAGTGTGCCGGGGCGCCCCAAAAGGTCATGTGGCTGGCACTGGACTACTGGAAGCGTGTGGGACTGTACAACGCCAGCAACAGTGTTTCTTCGCCGATCAAGATCAGCTTCGCCACTGGAATCCCGGCCATGTTTGGCGTGCCCAAATACAGcgccaagctcgaggagTTAAGGAAGGAACGGGGTGTCGAGGGACTTTTCCAACATGATCtcaccgccgtcgagggcaatACCGCCACCTTCGCTCGGCCCGACGGAAAAGAGAGGGTTACCAAGAAGTTTGATCTCTTGCACGTTGTTCCCAAGATGGGGCCTCATGCATTCGTGAAAGACAGTCCACtcgccgacgctgctggTTTCGTTGATGTCGACCAAGCCACAACTCGTCACACCAAGTATGCCAATGTTTGGTCCAGCGGTGATGCTTCCAGCCTGCCCACATCCAAGACGGCTGCAGCAATCACGTCGCAGGCCCCCATCTTGGTCAGCAACTTATTGCGGTCGCTGGACGGGAAAGAGCCCGAACCAAAGTACGACGGCTACACCTCCTGCCCTCTCACGACCGAATACGGCAAGGTTTTGCTGGCCGAGTTCAAGTACGGTGGCGTTCCCAAGGAGACCTTTGGAGACCTCATCGGTTTCGACCAAGCAGTCCCCCGCCGTGCGTTCTACCACCTTAAGAAGGACTTCTTCCCCTGGGTATACTACAACTCTATGGTGAAGGGCACTTGGGGCGGCCCTAACGGCTGGCTGAACTAG
- a CDS encoding Hard-surface induced protein 5, with translation MRSVITSVSIHSYGPGASYKTWMKYFPHVDLNTVEYDEICGKAWTAKNPEATVFYGEQASAPFIKKVGSEVTAPGLVDIIVDDGGHTMTQQENSLRELWPFLRPGGIYFAEDLHTSFMDSYGGDASRADPAKRTFMTFIHELVDDFMAAKVGVPSKNAWYKEIASIDCMEALCVLTKKEKGAR, from the coding sequence ATGCGATCTGTGATTACGAGCGTTTCTATACATTCCTATGGACCTGGCGCCTCCTACAAAACGTGGATGAAATACTTCCCACACGTCGACCTAAACACTGTCGAGTACGATGAGATCTGTGGCAAAGCCTGGACCGCTAAAAATCCTGAAGCCACAGTCTTTTATGGCGAAcaggcctcggcgccgttcATCAAGAAAGTGGGCTCGGAGGTCACGGCTCCTGGGCTTGTGGATatcatcgtcgacgacggcggccataCGATGACCCAGCAGGAGAACTCCTTGCGCGAACTGTGGCCGTTCCTCCGGCCCGGCGGCATCTACTTCGCTGAGGACCTGCACACAAGCTTCATGGATTCCTACGGCGGCGATGCGTCCCGGGCTGACCCTGCCAAGCGCACTTTTATGACCTTCATACACGAGCTTGTTGATGACTTCATGGCCGCCAAGGTCGGCGTCCCGTCAAAGAATGCTTGGTATAAGGAGATTGCAAGCATTGACTGTATGGAGGCGTTGTGCGTGCTGacaaagaaggagaagggcgcGCGCTGA